One Actinomadura viridis genomic region harbors:
- a CDS encoding DurN family substrate-assisted peptide maturase: MKTGPKPLSDLTKHRGIETIRQIQHLMLLCSLLPPGGKLHEILRLALSVHDENLPAHVSPVRDLHPQATKDWLESIWDRADISDEERELVVWQSDKPNMDAAAEELQRIERLLGIRLATEIVK, translated from the coding sequence ATGAAGACCGGGCCCAAACCGCTCAGCGATCTGACGAAACACCGGGGCATCGAGACGATCCGCCAGATCCAGCACCTCATGCTCCTGTGCTCGCTGCTCCCTCCCGGCGGAAAACTCCACGAGATCCTCAGGCTCGCGCTGTCGGTCCACGACGAGAACCTGCCGGCCCACGTCAGCCCGGTCCGGGACCTCCATCCGCAGGCGACCAAGGACTGGCTCGAATCCATCTGGGATCGGGCCGACATCTCCGATGAGGAAAGAGAGTTGGTGGTCTGGCAGAGCGACAAACCCAACATGGACGCCGCCGCCGAGGAACTCCAGCGAATCGAACGACTCCTCGGCATCAGGCTGGCGACGGAAATCGTCAAATAA
- a CDS encoding cinnamycin family lantibiotic has product MSPTTILRHAAADAEFRDELLTSPEFFGISAGTVPASVEQQDAESLGYWTEGVAAVDAYACASTCSSGPLTILCDGTTKA; this is encoded by the coding sequence ATGTCACCGACCACGATTCTCCGGCACGCCGCCGCGGACGCCGAGTTCCGCGACGAACTGCTCACCTCGCCGGAGTTCTTCGGGATCTCCGCGGGCACCGTGCCGGCCTCGGTCGAGCAGCAGGACGCCGAGTCGCTCGGCTACTGGACCGAGGGCGTCGCCGCCGTCGACGCCTACGCCTGCGCGTCGACCTGCAGCTCGGGTCCGCTCACGATCCTCTGCGACGGGACCACCAAGGCGTGA
- a CDS encoding TetR/AcrR family transcriptional regulator encodes MARPPTPLRAQILESALGLFAARGFRGTSLQDIASEVGCSKASLLYHFTSKDAILSELLTPAGQALAELDERLSTLDPDEAVMAAVTGFIDLSVRFKREVKILFGEVLTLTGHLGLPLPEVTERLLDALTGNATAPRARVAAWMVIGGVFMTSATAVSVTDDVLRAEMVRGALRTLDHRTD; translated from the coding sequence ATGGCACGTCCCCCCACCCCCCTCCGAGCGCAGATCCTGGAATCGGCGCTCGGACTCTTCGCCGCGCGCGGCTTCCGAGGCACGTCCCTCCAGGACATCGCCTCGGAGGTCGGCTGCTCGAAGGCGTCGCTGCTGTACCACTTCACCAGCAAGGACGCGATCCTCTCCGAACTGCTGACCCCGGCCGGGCAGGCCCTGGCCGAGCTCGACGAGCGGCTGTCCACGCTGGACCCCGACGAGGCCGTCATGGCGGCCGTCACCGGATTCATCGACCTCTCGGTGCGTTTCAAGCGCGAGGTCAAGATCCTTTTCGGGGAGGTCCTCACCCTGACGGGCCATCTGGGCCTGCCCCTCCCCGAGGTGACGGAGCGGCTGCTGGACGCGCTGACCGGCAACGCGACGGCCCCGCGGGCCCGGGTCGCGGCCTGGATGGTCATCGGAGGGGTCTTCATGACCAGTGCCACCGCCGTATCCGTGACCGACGACGTCCTGCGCGCCGAGATGGTCCGCGGCGCGTTGCGGACGCTGGACCACCGCACCGACTGA
- a CDS encoding MMPL family transporter — protein MATLLYRLGRFSFRRRGRIVALWLLVLALLGGAAAAFSGPSTDKFTMPGTESQRALDSLAKEFPQASGATGTIVIAAPQGQRLTPAAVAPVVQEAGRVPGVLAAMDPFRTGSVSQDGRHALVQVQFDRAAQEITDAQRTAYERVGSSAQGLRVEHGGEIMGGQVEMGSSEVIGVAVAAVVLVITFGSLVAAGMTLLNALIGVAVGMAGLFALSGVVELTSTAPILALMLGLAVGIDYSLFITSRYRQFLAEGLDAPEAAGRATGTAGSAVVFAGATVVIALAGLSVVGIPFLTVMGLAAAGTVAVAVLVALTLLPAVLSFCGRRILPRKQRDGAAAGPAPEGFGFRWGRIVTRLRVPILLAGILALGAIALPVTDMRLALPDAGTAAEGSPAREAYDLTSEGFGEGFNGRLIAVVSGQDAQATGAAAQQAAALIQGTEGVLAVAPPQLNQQGTTALLTVIPKAGPTDAATEDAVHAIRAKAEGVQGADVALTGATALGIDVSQKLADALPVYLLLVVGLSILLLMLVFRSLLVPIKAALGFLLTIGATFGITVAIFQQGHLAGLVGLDSPGPLVSFLPILLIGILFGLAMDYEVFLVSRMREDFVHGDPPRQATINGMGHNARVVTAAALIMTAVFGGFVFMHDPIIKSIGFALAIGVVIDAFVVRMALVPAVMSLLGRAAWWLPRPLDRALPDLDIEGEKLQRRLTRQERERETVRV, from the coding sequence ATGGCGACCCTGCTGTACCGGCTCGGCCGGTTCTCCTTCCGTCGACGGGGGCGAATCGTCGCCCTCTGGCTCCTGGTGCTCGCCCTGCTCGGTGGAGCGGCCGCGGCCTTCAGCGGCCCCAGCACCGACAAGTTCACGATGCCGGGCACCGAGTCCCAGCGGGCCCTGGACTCCCTGGCCAAGGAGTTCCCCCAGGCTTCGGGCGCCACGGGCACGATCGTCATCGCCGCACCCCAGGGGCAGAGGCTGACCCCGGCCGCCGTCGCGCCCGTGGTGCAGGAGGCCGGCCGCGTTCCCGGCGTCCTCGCCGCCATGGACCCGTTCCGCACCGGCTCGGTCTCCCAGGACGGGCGCCACGCCCTCGTCCAGGTCCAGTTCGACCGGGCCGCCCAGGAGATCACCGACGCCCAGCGCACGGCGTACGAACGGGTCGGGTCCTCCGCCCAGGGGCTCCGGGTCGAGCACGGTGGCGAGATCATGGGCGGCCAGGTGGAGATGGGCTCCAGCGAGGTGATCGGGGTCGCGGTCGCCGCGGTCGTCCTGGTCATCACGTTCGGCTCGCTGGTGGCCGCCGGGATGACCCTGCTGAACGCGCTGATCGGCGTCGCCGTGGGCATGGCCGGGCTGTTCGCGCTCAGCGGGGTCGTGGAGCTGACCTCCACCGCCCCCATCCTCGCGCTGATGCTCGGGCTGGCCGTCGGCATCGACTACTCGCTGTTCATCACCTCCCGCTACCGCCAGTTCCTCGCCGAGGGTCTGGACGCCCCGGAGGCGGCCGGCCGCGCCACCGGCACCGCCGGGTCGGCCGTGGTGTTCGCCGGCGCGACCGTGGTCATCGCCCTGGCGGGGCTGTCGGTGGTCGGCATCCCCTTCCTGACCGTCATGGGGCTGGCCGCGGCGGGCACGGTCGCCGTCGCCGTCCTGGTCGCCCTCACCCTGCTGCCGGCCGTCCTGTCCTTCTGCGGCCGCCGGATCCTGCCCCGCAAGCAGCGTGACGGCGCCGCCGCCGGTCCCGCGCCCGAGGGGTTCGGCTTCCGCTGGGGCCGGATCGTCACGCGGCTGCGCGTCCCGATCCTGCTCGCCGGGATCCTGGCGCTGGGCGCGATCGCGCTGCCCGTCACCGACATGCGGCTGGCCCTGCCCGACGCCGGCACCGCCGCCGAGGGCTCCCCGGCCCGCGAGGCGTACGACCTGACCAGCGAGGGCTTCGGCGAGGGCTTCAACGGACGCCTGATCGCCGTCGTCTCCGGCCAGGACGCCCAGGCCACCGGCGCCGCCGCCCAGCAGGCCGCCGCGCTGATCCAGGGCACCGAAGGGGTGCTGGCCGTCGCGCCGCCGCAGCTGAACCAGCAGGGCACCACCGCGCTGCTGACCGTCATCCCCAAGGCCGGCCCGACCGACGCCGCCACCGAGGACGCCGTCCACGCCATCCGCGCGAAGGCCGAGGGCGTGCAGGGCGCCGACGTCGCGCTGACCGGGGCCACCGCGCTCGGCATCGACGTCTCCCAGAAGCTGGCCGACGCGCTGCCGGTCTACCTGCTGCTCGTGGTCGGGCTGTCGATCCTGCTGCTCATGCTGGTGTTCCGGTCCCTGCTCGTCCCGATCAAGGCGGCGCTGGGCTTCCTGCTCACCATCGGCGCGACGTTCGGCATCACCGTGGCGATCTTCCAGCAGGGCCATCTCGCCGGGCTGGTCGGGCTGGACTCACCGGGCCCGCTGGTCAGCTTCCTGCCGATCCTGCTGATCGGCATCCTGTTCGGCCTCGCCATGGACTACGAGGTCTTCCTCGTCTCCCGGATGCGGGAGGACTTCGTCCACGGCGACCCGCCCCGGCAGGCCACGATCAACGGCATGGGGCACAACGCCCGGGTCGTCACCGCCGCCGCGCTGATCATGACGGCGGTGTTCGGCGGGTTCGTGTTCATGCACGACCCGATCATCAAGTCGATCGGGTTCGCCCTGGCCATCGGTGTCGTCATCGACGCGTTCGTCGTCCGCATGGCGCTGGTGCCGGCCGTGATGTCGCTGCTCGGCCGCGCCGCCTGGTGGCTGCCCCGGCCTCTCGACCGGGCCCTGCCCGACCTCGACATCGAGGGCGAGAAGCTCCAGCGGCGGCTCACCCGCCAGGAGCGCGAGCGGGAGACCGTCCGCGTCTGA
- a CDS encoding type 2 lanthipeptide synthetase LanM family protein codes for MKPTYPVDIAARAANLAERIKIVSALGPPSDARPLEAFDTWRIDRLAARLAGRFRRETRPRDEPARHTEESLAETLTAYRRHERALTGPGDPFGRILAEVHHGWLPAYRAALDGFDPAAAGSAEASWRDPDVYHGRLATACEPFLVELGRRLTDAAGRDDTAAVRIDPQVVDDFQTHLLDRFALALAWAVEADAKVHCSLNGIDPSRATREDYLAYLDKTFADADSYHRFYLEFPVLGRWLAQVTALLAEHGRELIQRIRDDAADLAETFFGQPVTAVRSIRLGRSDQHAGARSVGILDVELADGARGSLVYKPRCVKSEAALQGLLARLRDDGVLGFAGRAVLPRDGYGYEALIPSGLNRVATRAQAAHVYAELGGHLAIFYVLGGGDLHFENVLIADGHAFICDCETVLGALPKGQPRPPGTLMDSVFKTGLIEWPRTTAAAEGEMRISGYSGGGSYELPVPVPQVNDRRLSFEAAVTHRRRVQVEPGAANRVFVEDRLTHAEDFIDDIRSGFDRVYEWFRERPERAIECVTGLFTGTRVRFVNWSTQVYAQLLLAARHPKCLMEPLEVDLLFNTVRTFPRNWDHDGVLPAWELGSMWRQDVPLFTVDADGAGLVHDHAAAVPAELEESPLDYAASRIRRLSPQNRAQQNQYISAGLAGGDGSSPDFAATCVEQAAGLGLRLCRMLREPDAPAPWTSYVVTETGKDEVDIEGDLYNGSAGIALFLAYLNDLDPRPEFERAARRALDHAVATFDRRRVGAFAGLGGMIYLLTHLHHLWGERPLLDLALELGDELAGEIEQDRYLDVFHGVAGLIPVLLGLADAADGRGLEQAHRCAEHVLRHARADGDALSWPSHDPATVLADLTGFSHGAGGIGWALITLGRRTDRPEYVSAGRRAFVYESRHFDESAQDWYDLRKVAGGPVWRGRHYANAWCNGASGIGLSRIQSWALLGKDDDTILREATQALTATMRNFPRLMNDTLCHGRSGNAELFLRFASLKDEPAFRLEANVQVQTQWRNLDDARPGPEAGFFPGLMLGMSGFGMHFLRLARPDRVPSVLLLDPPPAPTPS; via the coding sequence GTGAAGCCGACCTACCCCGTGGACATCGCGGCCAGAGCCGCCAACCTGGCCGAACGCATCAAGATCGTGTCCGCCCTGGGCCCGCCCTCCGACGCGCGGCCGCTCGAGGCGTTCGACACCTGGCGGATCGACCGGCTGGCGGCCAGGCTCGCCGGGAGGTTCCGCCGGGAGACCCGCCCGCGGGACGAACCGGCCAGGCACACCGAGGAGTCCCTCGCCGAGACCCTCACCGCCTACCGCCGCCATGAGAGGGCCCTCACCGGCCCCGGCGACCCGTTCGGCCGGATCCTGGCGGAGGTCCACCACGGCTGGCTGCCCGCGTACCGCGCCGCGCTGGACGGGTTCGATCCCGCCGCCGCCGGGTCCGCGGAGGCGAGCTGGCGCGACCCCGACGTCTACCACGGGCGGCTCGCCACCGCGTGCGAGCCGTTCCTCGTCGAGCTGGGCCGGCGCCTGACCGACGCGGCAGGCCGGGACGACACCGCGGCCGTCCGCATCGATCCCCAGGTCGTGGACGACTTCCAGACCCACCTGCTCGACCGCTTCGCGCTCGCGCTGGCCTGGGCCGTCGAGGCCGACGCCAAGGTCCACTGCAGCCTGAACGGCATCGACCCGTCCCGCGCGACCCGCGAGGACTACCTCGCCTATCTCGACAAGACCTTCGCCGACGCCGACTCCTACCACCGCTTCTACCTGGAGTTCCCCGTCCTGGGCCGCTGGCTCGCGCAGGTCACCGCGCTCCTCGCCGAACACGGCCGCGAGCTGATCCAGCGGATCCGCGACGACGCCGCCGACCTGGCCGAGACGTTCTTCGGGCAGCCCGTCACGGCGGTGCGCAGCATCCGGCTGGGCCGCTCCGACCAGCACGCCGGAGCCCGCAGCGTCGGCATCCTCGACGTCGAGCTGGCGGACGGCGCCCGCGGGTCCCTCGTCTACAAACCCCGCTGCGTCAAGAGCGAGGCCGCCCTGCAAGGGCTGCTGGCACGGCTGCGCGACGACGGCGTCCTCGGCTTCGCCGGACGCGCCGTCCTCCCGAGGGACGGCTACGGCTACGAGGCCCTGATCCCGTCCGGGCTCAACCGGGTGGCCACCCGGGCGCAGGCCGCGCACGTCTACGCCGAGCTGGGCGGCCACCTGGCGATCTTCTACGTGCTGGGCGGCGGCGACCTGCACTTCGAGAACGTCCTCATCGCCGACGGCCACGCCTTCATCTGCGACTGCGAGACGGTGCTGGGCGCCCTGCCCAAGGGGCAGCCGCGCCCTCCGGGCACCCTGATGGACTCGGTCTTCAAGACCGGCCTGATCGAGTGGCCCCGGACGACCGCGGCGGCCGAGGGCGAGATGAGGATCAGCGGCTACTCCGGCGGCGGCTCGTACGAGCTGCCCGTGCCCGTGCCGCAGGTCAACGACCGGCGCCTGTCCTTCGAGGCCGCCGTCACGCACCGCCGCCGGGTCCAGGTCGAGCCGGGCGCGGCCAACCGCGTCTTCGTCGAGGACCGGCTGACCCACGCCGAGGACTTCATCGACGACATCAGGTCCGGCTTCGACCGGGTCTACGAGTGGTTCCGGGAGCGGCCCGAGCGGGCGATCGAGTGCGTCACCGGGCTGTTCACCGGCACCCGCGTCCGGTTCGTCAACTGGAGCACGCAGGTCTACGCCCAGCTCCTGCTCGCGGCCCGGCACCCCAAGTGCCTGATGGAACCGCTGGAGGTCGACCTCCTCTTCAACACCGTGCGCACGTTCCCCCGCAACTGGGACCACGACGGCGTCCTGCCCGCCTGGGAGCTGGGATCGATGTGGCGGCAGGACGTCCCGCTGTTCACCGTCGACGCGGACGGCGCCGGGCTCGTCCACGACCACGCCGCCGCCGTCCCGGCGGAACTGGAGGAGAGCCCCCTCGACTACGCCGCCTCCCGGATCAGGCGCCTGTCCCCGCAGAACCGCGCCCAGCAGAACCAGTACATCTCCGCCGGGCTGGCGGGAGGCGACGGCTCCAGCCCCGACTTCGCCGCCACCTGCGTCGAGCAGGCCGCCGGGCTGGGGCTGCGCCTCTGCCGGATGCTCCGCGAGCCGGACGCGCCCGCCCCGTGGACGTCCTACGTGGTCACCGAGACCGGGAAGGACGAGGTCGACATCGAGGGCGACCTCTACAACGGGTCGGCCGGCATCGCCCTGTTCCTCGCCTACCTGAACGACCTCGACCCGCGCCCGGAGTTCGAGCGGGCCGCGCGGCGCGCGCTCGACCACGCCGTCGCCACGTTCGACCGGCGGCGCGTCGGAGCCTTCGCGGGCCTCGGCGGGATGATCTACCTGCTCACCCACCTGCACCATCTGTGGGGCGAGCGCCCCCTGCTCGACCTCGCCCTCGAACTGGGCGACGAGCTGGCCGGAGAGATCGAGCAGGACCGCTACCTCGACGTCTTCCACGGCGTCGCCGGGCTCATCCCGGTGCTGCTGGGCCTGGCCGACGCGGCGGACGGCCGCGGCCTGGAGCAGGCCCACCGCTGCGCCGAGCACGTGCTGCGCCATGCCAGGGCCGACGGCGACGCCCTCTCCTGGCCCAGCCACGATCCCGCCACCGTGCTGGCCGACCTGACCGGTTTCTCGCACGGGGCCGGCGGCATCGGCTGGGCGCTGATCACGCTGGGCCGGCGCACCGACCGTCCCGAGTACGTCTCGGCCGGGCGCCGCGCCTTCGTCTACGAGTCCCGCCACTTCGACGAGAGCGCGCAGGACTGGTACGACCTGCGCAAGGTGGCGGGAGGCCCCGTCTGGCGCGGACGCCACTACGCCAACGCCTGGTGCAACGGCGCCTCGGGGATCGGGCTGAGCCGCATCCAGAGCTGGGCGCTGCTCGGCAAGGACGACGACACGATCCTGCGGGAGGCGACCCAGGCGCTCACAGCGACGATGCGCAACTTCCCCCGCCTGATGAACGACACGCTCTGCCACGGCCGTTCGGGCAACGCCGAACTCTTCCTGCGCTTCGCGAGCCTCAAGGACGAGCCGGCGTTCCGCCTGGAGGCCAACGTCCAGGTGCAGACCCAGTGGCGCAACCTCGACGACGCGCGGCCGGGGCCGGAGGCCGGCTTCTTCCCCGGCCTGATGCTCGGCATGTCCGGTTTCGGGATGCATTTCCTCCGGCTGGCCCGGCCCGACCGGGTCCCCTCGGTCCTGCTGCTGGACCCGCCGCCGGCGCCCACCCCGTCCTAA